Genomic window (Gloeocapsa sp. DLM2.Bin57):
GCCGGGACGAAAACCCGACCAAAAACTCTCTATAGACCAATCTTGCAAAGTGGGATAGAGACGAATAGCGTTATTTAATAAAGTTTTTATCCCTTGAGGTGTATTATTAGCTTGATAACCGACTTTCTCTGAAGTTGCTCCCACGATTAAACGACCACTTTGTCTAGGTACTAAATAGGTTTGTGGTCCATAGAGTACCCTTTGTAGGGGTAATTCTGTTCCCGAGGGCATTTGTAAGGCTAACATCTGACCTTTGACGGGATATACTGGCAGGGGGTAGAGTTGACTTGACCAAGCACCTGCTGTTAATACGTAGGTTTCGGCGTAGAAATCTCCTTGTTTAGTGCGCACACTTTCTACTTTACCCTGTCTTTGGGCGATCGCTTCGACGGTTATTCCTTGTATCAGTTCGATTTCTAATATTTCTACGGCTTTTAGTAATGCTTTGTACAATTCCCTGGGATCTACTTGTCCATCTTCGGGATAGCAATAACCCCCTACTACTTCTGTTCCTAATCCTGGTTGGATCAGGTTAATTCCTTCTCTATCTAACCAGAAACCCTCTGTTGACTCGGGAGTTGTGTAAACTGGAGCGAGAATTCCACATGACCAATAACCAACGTTTAATTGGGTTAATTCTTCGATTTTGCGTACCCATTCGGGATATAACCAACGCGATCGCTCTGCTAATTCTGCTAGTGGACCTGGTGGTAATTGTTCTGCTCCTGGGGCGAGCATTCCCGCTGCTGCTAAGGTTGCTACTTCTTGAGGGTTACGACTAAGTATTTTAACTGTAGCTCCACGTAGTTTTAAATCGATAGCGATGGCTAATCCATTGATTCCTGCACCGATAATTAATATTTCTGTTGTTTTTTGCATAGAATTTATTTAAGGTAAATATTTTTGTACCACATGCCAACCTGTCACAGAGACGGAAATAAAGGCTAATAAGAGCATAATATTAGTTTTAACGTGGAGCGATCGCGCTTGGGGATGTTTTGGACCTATTTGGATAGCACTTACTGCTGATATTAGCACCAAGATAACCACACTCAATCCTGCCAACAAATGAGGTGAATGTCCCAAGCTGCCATAATGACCTATTGTACCCACTATACCAATAATTAATAACAATAAAACTAATAACACCATAGTTATCCCTATCCCATAGTGTAAGGGTTTTAACCATTGAGGACGGGTTTTTTGTTGACTACGTTGTTTATAGAGCCAAAAGCCACTGATTCCCTGCAATACATAGGCTAAAATCCCTAAACCCATTGACCATGCTGCTATTTTCCATAACCAGAGAAATGACGGTAAATTCATTAGTAGAATCTAATTTAGACCTAACCTTATAATATCCTATGAACAAAAACCATGTCTGAACAATTAGACAATCATGATTTACTGCTATGGCTTGAGCAAACCATTGAACAATTAAAAAATCGTGACTTTGAGTCTTGGGATATTGAGCATTTAATTGAGGAGTTAGTTGCTGTGGGTAAATCTGCACAAAATACCTTAACCAGCAATCTGATGATTTTGTTAGCTCATTTACTCAAATTAAAAGTCCCGATGCACCATCTAGCCTGAAAGAAAGCTTTTATAATTCGGTTATCTAACATCGTCAACGAGTATTAAATAAAGACTTCTACGAAGAGTAAAAAAGGCTACCTGTAAAGATAGCCTCAACTATTATTTTTACCTTGATTAAGCAATCGCTTTTAATTTTTGATTTACTTCAGTTTTTTTTTCCTCAACTGGTTCGGAATCTTGAATATGTAAGCGTTCACATGGTATAGTATCTGAGAGGATAGCACTTGCCATCATTCCAGTATGTACTTCTAATAAAGCTTCTGGAGTTGCTTCAAATACTAGACGTTGTCCAGGAAAAGCGACACGTTCAAAATACCAATTAGGAATATTAGTAATACGAACTACTTGAATTTGACTAGTGGCGTTTACATAGCAGCAGAGGAAGTTTTCACCTGTGGTATTGGTAATAGGGTCAAGGATTTGAGCCATAAGGTTTGCCGTAAATATTTAGTAAATTTTTTTTCTACAGCTTTAGGCTAACACTTATTGATCCCCGTTAACTGTAAAGAGTAATACTAGACCAGTATTTTTAAGCAAAATTTTTGTTCTTTTGTTAAAGTTAAGATATATAAACTCATTTTAAGATTTTCAGTAAACTCCCATACCGATCGCTAATGAAAGAAAAAATCCTCTATCTGCGTCTTCCCTGTAACCCGATTTTTCCGATTGGCGTAGTTTATCTAGCTGATCATATCCATAAACAATTTCCTGGTATCTCTCAAAAAATCTTTGATTTTGGGACTGTTGCTCCCCTAGACTATAAACAAGCCTTAGATCGCTGTATCGACGAATTTCAACCCACCTTATTAGTATTTTCTTGGCGAGATATTCAAATTTATGCTCCTG
Coding sequences:
- a CDS encoding DUF4079 domain-containing protein, with amino-acid sequence MNLPSFLWLWKIAAWSMGLGILAYVLQGISGFWLYKQRSQQKTRPQWLKPLHYGIGITMVLLVLLLLIIGIVGTIGHYGSLGHSPHLLAGLSVVILVLISAVSAIQIGPKHPQARSLHVKTNIMLLLAFISVSVTGWHVVQKYLP
- a CDS encoding DUF1830 domain-containing protein, which translates into the protein MAQILDPITNTTGENFLCCYVNATSQIQVVRITNIPNWYFERVAFPGQRLVFEATPEALLEVHTGMMASAILSDTIPCERLHIQDSEPVEEKKTEVNQKLKAIA